One Rosa chinensis cultivar Old Blush chromosome 5, RchiOBHm-V2, whole genome shotgun sequence genomic region harbors:
- the LOC112167923 gene encoding G-type lectin S-receptor-like serine/threonine-protein kinase RLK1 produces MQMAFTVRLLLLISSLFLVLESLFAQTNSGKVDVGASLSATAGNSTSWLSPSGDFAFGFRQLENSDLFLLSTWYAKIPDRTIVWYANNGDSPAAVAKGSLLNLTADSGLVLTSPRGVQLWKSESISGVVAFGLLNDTGNFVLEDDNSESLWETFNNPTHTILPGQDIEKGGKLWSQQSETNFSKGRFQLRMRDDGDLVLTTINLPSEFANMPYYASHTTSDSNSSTAGRKLEFNSSGYMYVLRENGEKLTINEAETVSARSFYLRATLNFDGVFAQYSHPKNSTGNVSWSVVWSVPENICAMTVDSGLGVCGYNSICTIQDQRPTCACPTRYSLLDPNDPYGNCKPDFIQGCEEDELTVTKDLYEVQTLRNTDWPTSDYMQLKPSTAESCNQSCFEDCLCAVAIYRDESCWKKKLPLSNGRVDSGLKSQAFIKVKKGNLALVPQPPNPDDKKRKNQATLLRVGSALLGTSIFANVMLSAIVCMGFFFIYRKKHVRPNQNVLDSNLRSFSYEELKEATNGFNEELGKGAFGVVYKGILQIGSGVPVAVKKLNFVVQDSEKEFKTELSIIGQTHHKNLVRLVGYCDEGQERLLVYEFLSNGTLANFLFADAKPSWKQRIDIAYGVAKGLLYLHEECSTQIIHCDIKPQNILLDDYYNARIADFGLAKLLMMNQSQTQTAIRGTKGYVAPEWFRNLPITTKVDVYSFGVVLLEAICCRRSVDMENVSEERAILTDWVYDCYLEGDLDAIVDNEMEALHEKTKLERFVMVALWCIQEDLSLRPTMRKVVQMLEGVVEVHVPPCPSPYSRAG; encoded by the coding sequence ATGCAAATGGCTTTTACTGTACGGTTGCTTCTGCTTATTTCCTCATTGTTTCTGGTTCTAGAATCTCTGTTTGCCCAGACTAATAGTGGCAAAGTAGATGTGGGAGCTTCTCTCTCTGCAACTGCAGGTAACAGCACCTCATGGCTTTCTCCTTCTGGCGATTTCGCCTTTGGTTTTCGACAACTCGAAAACAGTGATCTTTTCTTGCTTTCTACATGGTATGCCAAGATTCCAGACAGAACCATAGTTTGGTATGCAAATAATGGGGATAGTCCTGCAGCTGTAGCTAAGGGTTCACTTCTGAATTTGACTGCTGACAGTGGACTAGTGCTTACAAGTCCTCGCGGTGTTCAGCTTTGGAAATCTGAATCCATTTCTGGAGTTGTTGCCTTTGGGCTCTTGAATGATACAGGCAACTTTGTTCTTGAAGATGACAATTCAGAGAGTTTATGGGAGACCTTCAATAATCCAACTCATACCATTTTACCCGGACAGGATATCGAAAAAGGAGGGAAGCTTTGGTCTCAACAATCAGAGACCAACTTTTCGAAAGGAAGATTCCAGCTACGTATGCGAGATGATGGCGATCTTGTGCTTACCACCATAAACTTGCCATCTGAGTTTGCCAACATGCCTTACTATGCAAGTCACACTACCAGTGATTCAAATTCTTCTACTGCTGGTAGAAAGCTGGAGTTCAATAGCTCAGGCTACATGTATGTTCTGAGAGAGAACGGCGAGAAACTCACCATCAACGAAGCAGAGACAGTCTCAGCTAGGAGCTTCTATCTTAGAGCAACCCTCAACTTTGATGGGGTTTTTGCTCAATACTCTCACCCGAAAAATTCCACTGGTAATGTAAGCTGGAGTGTTGTTTGGTCAGTGCCAGAAAACATATGCGCTATGACGGTTGATTCAGGTCTTGGTGTATGTGGCTACAACAGTATCTGTACTATCCAAGATCAGAGGCCAACCTGTGCATGCCCAACAAGATACTCTTTACTGGATCCGAATGATCCGTATGGGAATTGCAAGCCGGATTTCATACAAGGCTGTGAGGAAGATGAGCTGACTGTTACAAAAGATCTATATGAAGTTCAGACGCTGAGAAATACTGATTGGCCAACCTCGGACTATATGCAGTTAAAGCCTTCTACTGCAGAGAGTTGCAATCAATCTTGCTTTGAAGACTGTTTGTGTGCTGTTGCTATTTACAGAGATGAATCCTGTTGGAAAAAGAAGTTACCTCTTTCAAATGGGAGAGTGGATAGCGGGCTTAAGTCACAGGCCTTCATCAAAGTCAAGAAGGGTAATTTAGCTCTAGTTCCTCAACCGCCAAATCCGGATgacaagaagaggaagaaccaGGCCACTTTATTACGCGTGGGATCAGCGCTTCTTGGTACCTCAATCTTTGCTAACGTTATGTTAAGTGCTATAGTTTGTATGggatttttcttcatttaccGGAAGAAACATGTGAGGCCTAACCAAAATGTTTTGGACTCAAATCTGCGCTCTTTTAGTTATGAAGAGCTTAAAGAAGCAACAAATGGATTTAACGAAGAATTAGGAAAGGGTGCTTTTGGAGTTGTTTACAAAGGAATATtgcaaattggttctggtgtccCCGTGGCAGTGAAGAAGCTAAATTTTGTGGTACAAGATAGTGAGAAGGAATTCAAGACGGAACTGAGCATAATTGGTCAGACACATCACAAGAATCTAGTTAGACTTGTTGGATATTGTGATGAGGGACAAGAACGGTTACTAGTATATGAGTTCTTGAGCAATGGGACATTAGCAAACTTTCTTTTCGCTGATGCAAAACCAAGTTGGAAGCAAAGGATTGATATTGCTTATGGAGTTGCTAAAGGACTTCTGTACTTGCATGAAGAGTGCAGCACCCAGATCATCCATTGTGACATTAAGCCTCAGAACATTCTTCTAGATGATTACTACAATGCTCGGATAGCTGACTTTGGATTGGCAAAGCTTTTAATGATGAATCAGAGCCAAACTCAGACTGCCATAAGAGGAACAAAAGGGTATGTTGCACCTGAGTGGTTCAGGAACCTGCCAATCACTACCAAAGTTGATGTGTATAGCTTTGGTGTGGTGCTGCTAGAGGCCATTTGCTGCAGGAGAAGCGTTGATATGGAAAATGTTTCCGAAGAGAGAGCCATTTTAACCGATTGGGTCTATGATTGCTACCTCGAAGGAGACTTGGATGCGATTGTTGACAACGAAATGGAGGCCTTGCATGAGAAAACAAAGCTGGAAAGGTTTGTCATGGTTGCTCTATGGTGTATCCAAGAAGACCTTTCTCTTCGACCCACTATGAGGAAGGTTGTGCAGATGCTTGAAGGAGTAGTGGAAGTACATGTTCCACCATGTCCATCACCATACAGCAGAGCAGGCTGA